In the Helianthus annuus cultivar XRQ/B chromosome 11, HanXRQr2.0-SUNRISE, whole genome shotgun sequence genome, one interval contains:
- the LOC110890006 gene encoding patatin-like phospholipase domain-containing protein 4 — MNLYTKTPVQRFISNHHHHHRTPPSPMTTSALFHRPFFNPNPNHHHHHLAPPFRHPPIPQFHSKSTSKDHNNLTASDQPPQSTNRSFAVATGELFLGIASRIIKTSNAMEQRLDSEEKVTMFGEELNGKKESEFWKRWRRKKVDEEEEVVAAVVDDGDVVWEQRLKDVEAERRRKAVTSPGFSFSAAGLLFPYHLGVAKFLIEKGYIKDTTPLAGSSAGAIVCAVVASGASMEEALEATKVLAQDCRSRGTAFRLGAVLRDVLEQFLPDDAHIRSNGRVRVAVTQILWRPRGLLVDQFDSREDLINAVITSSFIPGYLAPRPAILFRNRLCVDGGLTLFMPPTSAARTVRVCAFPAERLGLEDIGISPDCNPENRASPRELFNWALEPAADSILDNLYELGYMDAAVWAASNPVEDLVQEDNLTVSS; from the exons ATGAATCTATACACAAAAACTCCCGTCCAAAGATTCATTtctaaccaccaccaccaccaccgtacgCCACCTTCCCCGATGACAACTTCCGCCCTCTTCCACCGTCCATTCTTCAACCCTAAcccaaaccaccaccaccaccacctcgcCCCACCCTTCCGCCACCCTCCAATCCCCCAATTCCACTCCAAATCCACCTCCAAAGACCACAACAACCTCACCGCCTCCGATCAACCACCACAATCCACCAACCGCTCCTTCGCGGTGGCCACCGGAGAGCTCTTTCTCGGAATCGCATCTCGGATTATCAAAACCAGCAATGCGATGGAGCAGCGGCTGGATTCAGAGGAGAAGGTTACGATGTTTGGTGAGGAATTGAACGGTAAAAAGGAATCGGAGTTTTGGAAGAGGTGGCGGAGGAAGAAGGTggatgaggaggaggaggtggtggcggcggtggtggatGACGGAGATGTGGTGTGGGAGCAGAGGTTGAAGGATGTGGAAGCGGAGAGAAGACGGAAGGCGGTTACGAGCCCCGGGTTTAGTTTTTCGGCTGCCGGATTGTTGTTTCCTTATCATCTTGGTGTTGCTAAGTTTCTAATTGAGAAAGGTTACATTAAG GATACAACGCCCTTGGCTGGTTCATCAGCTGGTGCGATAGTATGTGCAGTAGTTGCATCAGGAGCAAGCATGGAAGAGGCTTTAGAAGCTACAAAAGTTTTGGCGCAAGATTGCCGAAGTAGAGGGACTGCATTTCGTCTTGGG GCTGTTCTCAGAGATGTTCTTGAACAATTTCTACCTGATGATGCTCATATAAGGTCTAATGGGCGGGTTAGAG TTGCTGTAACACAAATTCTATGGAGGCCTAGAGGTTTACTGGTTGATCAATTTGATTCCAGGGAAGATCTCATAAATGCAGTAATTACATCTTCATTCATTCCTGG ATATCTTGCTCCAAGACCGGCAATCTTGTTCAGAAACCGACTCTGTGTAGATGGTGGTTTGACTTTGTTTATGCCACCAACATCTGCTGCCCGAACG GTCCGTGTGTGTGCTTTTCCTGCGGAGCGTTTGGGATTGGAAGACATTGGGATTAGCCCCGATTGTAATCCTGAAAACCGGGCCAGCCCTAGAGAG CTTTTCAATTGGGCATTGGAACCAGCAGCCGATTCAATTCTTGATAACCTTTACGAGCTTGGATACATGGATGCGGCTGTTTGGGCTGCATCAAACCCGGTTGAGGATTTGGTTCAGGAAGATAACTTGACAGTTAGCTCGTGA